The genome window TGCCCCGGGGGGAGCAGTCGGGGGTGCCGGCCGGCTGCGCGGAGAGGCACTCGGAAGGGCTGCTTAACGTGGAGCTGCCCTGGCTCTCCAGGGAAGATTCTTTGCTCAGGCCGCAGTAATAGTCCGAGGGGGGCTGGTAGCAGGGGCCCCCCGGGGCAGGGCACAGCGTGGGCAGGAACCGCCCGGCCAGGTTGTTCTCCCGGGCGCCCGGGGGGCTGCTCGGCGTCTCTGGAGCGAACGGGGCAAAGTCCTGCAAGTCCGAGGTGAGGGCCAGGACGCTCGAGCGCAAGGAGATGGCGGCAGAGGACGTTGTAGTGTGGGCAGAAGGAGCCTTGGAAGCTGCAGGGACACGGGAGAGAGGCAGCACGGTGCCCGAGCGGTTAATCCACAGCAGGAAGTCTGCGGAGAGAGAACACGGATCAGCACCGGGCTGGAGACCCCCCTGCTGATGGGACATGAGCTCGGGGAGCCCGTGTACCCCAGGGTGGCAGACTGTGCCCAGCAGGCGGGAGTGCAGAGGGCCCCCCCCTGCTGCACTGGCCCAGCTGAGCCCCCCTGCGGCGGGGGCAGCTCAGGGAGTGCCGGGGGAAGGCAGCGTCATGGGCTGGGGGGCGACAAAGCAGCCGAATCTAGTTCTTCCCTGAATAACCCCCCACCCTCGggcctccccccagcacccaggcagccacAGGGCTTCtgctgcacccacagcccccccagtCCCAacgggcagccccctccccggagCCCTGCCCGGCTACCTGTGCAGTATCCCGGGGGCAGCACCTCGTCCTGCCGATAGCACTCCTCTCCCACCAGCTGCCGCAGGGCCTCAGCCACCAGCCCCTTGTAACTGCGGGGACAAAGAAGAGTCAGGGACGTGGCAGGGAGGGCCCCCAGCCggccccctcgggcactgcccACCCACACTCTCCCTCCGAGCACATCTGCGCAGAGACGTGAAAGCCCCTGGGAGCAAGAAATATGGAGAGCCTTGAGCTTTGGGCTCTGCTGTTTGGGGCAAGGAGGGGACACGCTTCAGCTCATTCAGTGGAAAAGCTCCCTCCCGATATCGCGGCACCAACAGCACGTTATTCTTCACCGaaggggttgtcaagcactggaacaggctgcccagggaagtggttgagtcaccacccctggagggatttaagaGACGTGCAAGCGTGGCGCTGAGTGACACAGagtagtggtggacttggcagcgtcaGGTTTACGGTCGGACTCGATGCCCTTAAAGGCCTTGTCCAGCCTAAACGGCTCTAGGATTCTGTACTGCTCCCCTACAGGCTTCGGAGCTCACTCACGGGCCTTTACCCCGGCACCATCCTCAGCTGGGATCCTGCCAGAACAAGGTCACCCACACGTGTCCCAAACCACAACGCCTGCCCACTTGCAGGGGACAGGCAGTGGGGTGCCCGGGGGAGGCCACCGCGCCCCCAGCCACGCTCTccccccgggggctgccctcccatcccctccccagcccgcctCCCGCCGCTGACCTGTACTTTCTGTTGGCCTCGTCGGCCGTCAGGGCGTGCTCAAACATGAGGACGCGGTAGCGCGGGTCGAGGCGCGGGCCACTGTAATCGCGGAACTCCAGCTCCACCGCCGCGTCCAGCAGCGAGAGGTAGCGGCGCACAATCAGCGCGTAGGGGCTGCCTGCGGGGAGAGGAGGGCTGGGTAGACCCCCACAGGACCCCCTCCTCGCCCAGCCACGCTCCCGAGGGGACTGACCACCAGCAGGGTGCTCctgggcggggggtgtgtgtgtgtgtgtctgttctgCCCAACGGTTTCAAAACCCACCTCCACCCCAGTCCCAGCTTTAATGGCTGTATTTACCCCAGAAAAGGCCTGACATACTCATAACATTGGTGATGAAGGCTGGGGAGAAGACTTGGTGCAGGACGGTCTGGGGGAAGTGGCTAAGCTGAAACATGGACATGAGGATGTTGACGGTGGCCAGGGGTGAGCTGCCAGCTTTCTGCTCCAGGATGGCCTCCAGCTTGGGGAAGAGCTCGCTGTGGTTGGATGGGCGGTAATTCATGCGGCTGAAGGGAAACACCAGCTTCTGGATcacctgcaggcaggaggagaggcagtcgggccgggccgggatcGGGGCACATCCCCGCCGGTCCCCAGTGAGATGCCCCATCCTGGTGGCAGAGAAGGGACCTGGTTTCCCCCAgtgccggggcagccccagggccagccccagGCTTCCCCCGCAGACGGGGGCAGACACTCACCTTGCTGTCGAGCTGCTCCCCGCGCTTCAGGAGGAAGTTTGCGATGGTATCGAGCAGCCGTGGCTCACGCAGCCGGTGCCGGGCCACGTACTTTGCAATGAGGGCCATGGTGTAGGGGGTAAGGTTCTCCGCCTTCCTGGGGAGCCACTCTGCACAGAGCAAACCACAGCGGGGCACCCGTCAGAGAGGCCTGGCTCTGTCCCAACTGCAGCTCTCCAGAAGCCACTACAGCCCGGGCAGGAAAGGCAGCGCAGGCAGGTGGGGGATGACAAGACCCGGGTAGCAGAGCCATCTCTCCTGAAACCCAGGCGGCTTCCAAAAACCATCAAGTTACGAGGCTTGTGAGAAGCTGGGGCAGATTCCCATCCCGTGCAGCCAGAAGGCACGGCTGGAACGTGCACAGAATGGGGGCCCTTCTGTAGAACCCCCACCGAAGCCAACCCGGAGGTGAGGCAGGCTCACAGCCCCTGGGAGCGCTCGGCTGGGAAGCCAGCAACAGGGCGGCTGTAACGCAGagcacctcctgctccagccccatCGCTGCAGGCCCTGGTGCTCAGCAAGGCCCCAGCTGGTGCCGTCACAAACCCAGATGTCCTCTGGGGCCAAGAAAGGAGGCTCCAAGGCTGCCGAGTGCAGGGACAGAGCCCAGCGCACCCCGCACCGTGGGCAAGGCTGGGACCCTGCCCGGGCAGACCCTGCCCTCACCTGCCATACTGCGGATGAATCGCTCTTGGCGGTTCTCGTAGAAGAGCTGAGAGCTGAAGATGGCCTCCAGGGCCTTGTTGTTCGCCTCCTGGGCGCACAGAGCCAGCATCTCGTCCAAGAGGGCCAGCTCGTGCTCCCGCATGGCACTCACTTGCCCCAGCGTGTGCCTGACGAGGCGCAGGATCTTGCGGTTGTTGATGAGCTGCTGGTCGGAGGCCGGGTGTCCCTGCAGCGCCTGTGCCCGCAGCCGGTAGtaggagaggagcaggaagagggtctgggggtgccgCTCCTTCTCCAGGTGCCGCTCCAAACTGCTGAGGCACGACTCGACCAGGGGGTGGGGGCTGGACGGGTGCAGCCTCATCACGCTGCTGAAGACCATGGAGACGTCCTTCTGGTTGAAGCGGCCCAGGCGGCTCCGAGATTCGTCCTCCAGCACTCGCACCAGCGGCGATTCCCCAGGCAAACCTGCGACAGGGAAAGGATTAGGGACGCCCCGACCCCACCTCGTGTCTTCTCTAGGCCCGACCATCCTCCTAAACTCAGGCACGAGACCACAGCCGGAGAAGGACGGGTTTGCCGTGTCGGTGATCAAACCAAAGGTGAGAAAGGGAACGAGGAACGGTTTGGCAAAGCCTGACCAGAACATCAGGGCATCCGCACCACGGAAAAGTTGGATTATTCCCACGCACTCAACCAAAGTCCTTTAGTTCATCCGCAAAAGCAAGGCTTATTTCTTAAGTCTCAAACTCCTTAAAGATAAATAATACACCTCAAAAAGTACTTGAAAGAAAAGTTTTGGTTGGAAAACAAATAAGACATCAACACATGACCAAAATAAAACCTGCCCCTGTATGACAGGAATTAATCCCTTCACATTTCTGCCCTTCTCCCATTTTCTAGTTTAGCTTTAGTCTTTCAAACTCGGCTCCTGAGGAAAACACTTTCCTCCAACTCAGGACCTATTATTCAACCACGCAAAGACAAGGGGCCAGGCGCACAGCACGGTTACGAAAAAAGGCAAAGGCCATCCTTCGCGTGTCAGGAGCGATATTTTCAGGAGATGCATGAAGCATTATGCACTGTATGAGGCCCTGGTAGCCCACTGCTCTCCTAAGCCAGCTGACGAGACTTCAATTTTCAAAAGGGCTTTAAAGCAACTAAGGCAGCATGGGGTGAGTTACTGCGTTTTATCATTAATCAAAAATCAGTCAGAAGGTGGAAAGTGAAGAATTAGTCTGAGCAGTTGCTTTGTTCCTGAAAAAAGGCCTCAAAAAGGCGGGTTAGCACTTTTATTAATGAGCGGGTAAGCGTGGTGAGCAGGGAAGGGCGACTGACGGAGAACAAAGTGTGGGTCAAAACCAGAGCAGGCCGGGGGGAGCCCAGCTGAGGGGAGAGGCGCCTGGCAGCCCAGAGTTCAGTGTCAACAAACACCAGGCGCCGCGAGACAGAGCGGGGAAGAGCAGGaacttcttccctcccctcttcaGGGGGATCTAGAGTTACTGCATCAACCCACGGCCGGCACCGGGCGTCTCCGTACGTGGCTCAGCCGAGGTCTCAGCCCAGCGTGCAGCTGCGgtggggaagaagaaagcaaacaggatGGCAGGAGCCGTGCGTGTGGGACAGGGgagtgcagggctggggggaggcagggagggcagccacCGGGCGTCATCCCCTTCCTCGCAGAGGCAGAAACCGCAGGGCCCCAGCCCAGCGATGGGGGAACCCCCAGGGACAGGGCCCgcccagaggctgctgctgcgCAGGAATCCAAACCAGCCTGAACCTTTTCTCCTGAATATCAAACACACGGGGCTCGTGGCTGGCAAAGGGTGCAGCCAAGCCCTCGCCTCTCACGCCTTGACGCTCAGATGTTTGCTGGTTTTCAGGGATTGGGACAAAACTCAAGGAGCGGTGTATCCCGATCCCACTAGGCAGCGCTGGCCACCGTTTGGGCTGCCCGTTGGGCCAACGTGCCAGAACTGCAGGCAGCCAAGCCCCCCCGAGCAGGCAGCCCGCCTGACTCCCTTCCTGCTGCATACCCCAGCAgtgccgccgcctcctcctccgaaGGGCATGGCTCCCTCTGCCGCAAAGCCACAATCACACGTAAATCCACACACAAGCCCAGACACCAGTTCTGATACACCCTTCCTTCTTCCGCGGCAGCCAGACCGGCAAGCTCTCCTTTCAGCTCACAAACCCAAGCGCCGGCCTGtgtcccgctgccctgcccgcctcccccgcctGCTGCGGGCACCGGCAGCCCGGGACACTCACCCAGCGCGGCAGCGGCGTACAGGCAGTTGACAATGCTGAAGTTATCGAACTTGGAGCAGCCGCTGATGATGGCCTGACAGAGAGTCTGAAATTCTGGCTGCTCCAGCATCTGGCCGGGCCCGCGGCTCTCCCCGTTCACCGtggcctggccctgctgctgctgcaagagcTGGCCCAGCTTGTGCAGGGCGATGGGGTAGTGGCTGGCAGACACCTTGCTGGGGTTCTGCGTGACCCACCGCAACACTTCCCCCACGCTGCGCGAGCGCTCTATCAGACGCTTCATTGTGAAGAAGGTGTCATAACTCATCTTCTCGTGGATGAAGTTCCAGCTCTTCCTCTTGCCATGGCCTCGAGTCCTGTAGGCGTCCGGGGGAAAGGTGTGCAGCAGCCCATGGCCGTAGGGGTCCAGGGGGAGCAGCACAGCCCGCCCCTTCGCCTTGCCTGCACAGTAGCAGGCGGGATAcatcccggccccgctccggtcaccagcagccaggcccTGCAGGACGCCAGGCCGCACGCTCTCCCGGGTCAGAGCACGGAGCCATGGCAGCAGGCGCAGCATGGCGAGGGCAGGGCGGCTCGAGAGGCTTTGGAGAACCGGGAGACCCTGGGGACGAGAGCGGGGGTGAGTGGGGCGACGAGCTCGTGCCTCTGGGACAGCTGGAGCCAGCGAGGGACGCACAGAGCCcaggctgggacccccccagtgCCAGAGTACCAGCCCCGCACAGGCCCTGTTCTGGAGTCTCCCTGCGCACGGAGATCCCCTCCGGCACAGGGACGCCCGCCCTGTGCTCCCCCGGCCCTCACAAGCCCCGTTGTCCCGGGATCCCCGACCCGCACAGGGGCCCCCCCACCGATGTCCCCTGGcccacccccctctcccccctcccgggGCCCCGGCTTGATCAGATCCCCGTGTGGTACCGGGGTCCTCGGGCCGCCCCAACCTTCGCCTCCCTCGGTACCAGCACCCCCCATCTTCCCCTCCCCCTGTACCGGCACTCCCGGGCCGCCCCGATCTTCTCCTCCCCGGTACCGGGACCCCTGGGCGGCACCGAGTGCTCCTCCCCCGGTACCGGCACTCCCGGGCCGCCCCGATCTTCTCCTCCCCCAGTACCGGGACCCCCGGGCGGCCCCGATCTTCTCCTCCTCGGTACCGGCACTCCGGGCCGAGCCGCACTGGGCCCGCGCCCCCCGGCTCACCCAGGCCCCATCCCCGGGGTCTCTcatccccacccctccctccgGCCTAGACAGGCCCCGCGGTGCCCGGCGCGCTCCCCCCGCGTCCCGGCCGTCCCCCGTCCCGGCCCTACATGGCGCTGGCGGCTGCGCTGgaacccgccgccgccccggccgctCAGCGCCGCCCGGACACCGCGTCCGCCATCTTCCCGGCAGCCCCGCCGGGCCGAGGCCGCGGCCACGCCCCCCGCGCGGCTCACACttccgggggcggggccaggcgctGCAGCGGCGTGCGTAACGCCGTATGCAAATAGCCGCTCCCCGTCCGCCAATGAGCGAGTGCCTCGCCAGGGGGCGGGGCGGCTCTGCCGGCGCAGGCGCGCTGCCGCCCTGCGGAACGCGTGGCCCGAGTAGGCCCCGCCCCCGCGTCCCACCCACCGTtgcgcggccccgccccctgcccggAGCCCCTCCCACCTCCCGATGCCCCGCCCCCTGCCCGGAGCCCCGCCCCTCCCGTACCCTCCGGCGCAGCGGAGCCGGGAGGCCGCGGCCGTTCACAGTCCTTTAATCGTCACagagcggggggagcgcggcccccCAACCGGCACCGGCCCCCCCACCCACCGCGgggtggcagccccagccccggggcagcacAGGCCCCGTTCCGGGCAGGGCACGGGCAGCCCAGGCAGGAGCTCCCGTGCATGGAGCTGGCTGTGGGGCATGGCAGCGGTGGGTGGACGCTCCGTGCAGGGCCGGGGGGGCACCAGGGGGGCACTGGGACCCCCCCCGAGGTAGCACAGCACTGGCTGCAGTCCCGGTGGCAGCGCTGCCTGGCCCGGGAGCCCCGGGACACAGCAGCGGGCAGGCTGTCTGTCTCCTGCCCGGACACCCGCTCGCTCGGGCacgcagccccggggggggcacAGTCTGCGGGTGCACCGGGCAGACGGCACCCGGGACTGAGTCCGTTCTGCGCTTGGCGGCTCCGTCCGGGGCGCGGGCTGTGCTATCTGCGGTACATGGTGAAGGCCACGAAGCTGAAGAGGAGCGTGAGGCCGGCCAggaaggtggtggcggtggcggtgaAGACGTGCCGGTACTGCAGCTGGAAGTACCAGAGGACGGCCAGCATCAGGACGAAGAGCGGCAGGACAAGGCTGCCCACGTCAAGGGCGGCGTGCGCGGGGTCGGCAGAGgcgcgggggccggcgggcgcTGGGGCCGAGCTGTGCGGGGAGATGTGGCAGTGCAGGACGCTGTTGTGGGCGAGGTGGAGGGCAGCCAGGCTCTGGGTGTCATCGCGCAGCAACTGGCCCTGGTAGATCAGCCGCACTTGCTGCTCCTGTCCGGGGAAATAGGCCCTTGGGAGGAGGACAGAGAGGGAGACATCACACTGCAGGCCAGGACACCGTCCCCTCCATTCACCCCCCAGGAGCAGGCCACCAACGCTCCCCCTGACCACGCTGTGCCCCTACTTTGCCACCAGTGGCCCCTGACATGACGAGCAGTGAAGGTGTCTGCCACGACAGCCCTGCAGAGACTGGCACAGTGctccagggaagggaaggagctgcCAGAGAGGTTCGGGAACCCCCTTGGCAGCCGGGGGAGAAGTGGCCTGCCCCATCCCTCACCTCTTCAGGGCCCCGACGGTGTCACCAGGGTGCACCCGGGCCAGGCGCTCCGTGTCGTTGAGGAACTTCAACCGCAGCACCATGGTGGGCTCGGCGGAGCCGCCGTCCCCCTCACCGAGAGGGCTCTGCGGGGGTgcggggccggcccggggccgcagccccgccgccagccccccggCCCCATCGGGGGCTGCTCCgtccaccgccgccgccgccgcagcgggGGCCTTTTGCTCGGCGGGGGTCGGTGCGGCGCTCGGGCCCTCCtcgggcagcggggcggcggcgcggggcggcgcggtgGGCTCGGGGGCGCGGGTGGAGGCCCAggccagccccagcaccacgGCGACCAGCAACAAGGCGAAGAGCACGGTCACCTCATCGCCTACGCCCTCGATCAGCGCCATGGCGGCGAAGACGACCACCGGCTAACGACCTGCGGCCATAGAGCGGCGACCTCAACCCGCCGGGACGCGGGCGACCGGAGCCGCCGCCGGTCCGGGCCCCTCACCTGCCGCCATCGCGCCGCTTCCGCCTCGCCGCAAggcacgctgggagctgtagtcctgCTCCGAGCATGCGCGGAGTAACCTGGCGCGATGcacgccgggagttgtagtccagTTCACGCCCAGGGGCATGCCGAGCTCCGCGAGcgggactacaactcccggcgtgcaccgcgccaggccccgcCATTATGGGCCCCAGCTTGGCCCAGCCTGAGGGGATGTGGTGCTCCGGGGCGGCTGGAGCATGGCGGCAGCTGGGCGTGCGCTGGAAGGGAGGCGTTTGGGTGTTGGTATTAACGCCGTGGTGCTCACTCCCAGTCAGCCGCTGCGCACCGGCACCCCTGTGTGCCTTTTTTTCTgaggggctgctctccagctgctcctttTCCAGTTTATGGGATGACCTTGGAAACTGTTGGAGTGGGcctggaggaggccccggagatgctgggagggctggagcccctctgctgtggggacaggctgggagagctgggggggttcagcctggagaagagaaggctccggggagaccttccagcccctgccagtccctcaaggggctccaggaaagctggggagggactctggagcagggaggggagccatgggacgagggggaagggttttccactgacagaggggagactgagatgagatgtgaggcagaaattgttggctgtgaggggggtgagcccctggcccaggttgcccagagaagctgtggctgccccatccctggaggggttcaaggccaggttggacggggcttggagcaacctgattgagttgaagatgtccctgcacagggcagggggatggactaaatggcctttaaaggtcccttcccacccaaaccgttctgtgatggCTCTATGAAACACTCCAGATGAAATATCTTGGGCAACTGAAGGACCATAAAGTCATCAGTTCTGCCTTTTATAACTTAATCAATATCCTGTTCGTTGCTCTGTATATAGAAAaatggtgaggggtctggagcaggagtcttgtgaggggcggctgagggagctgggggtgttcagcctggagaaaagggggctgaggggagaccttctcgctctccacagctccctgaaaggagggggtagctaGGGGGGGTTGGGCCCTTCTCctaaggaacaggtgatgggacaaagGGAAACGGCcgcaagttgtgccaggggaggtttaggatggatattatgaaaaatttcttcactgaaagggttatgaagcattggaagatGCCGCCCAGGGAAagggtggaatcaccatccctggagggatttaaaagacaggtagacgtggggctgggggccgtgGGTTAGTGGTGAGCTTGGCGatggttaacagttggactcaaagacctgaaaggtcccttccaacctcgacgatCCTGATTCTAAAACACGGCGGTCAGTCGGCAAAGGACAGCGAATTCGGCAGGCAGAGCCTGTCGCTGGGAGAGCCGTGCTCCCGTGCTCCCGGGCAGACGAGGTCtctggcagggaggaaggggatTGCCCAGCCCAGAGGTAACAGGGAATGGGAGAAGCTTCTGACAAAAGTGGCGGAGTTGCGGTGATCCTCTGGGGGACTGTGATTCCCCAGATGCGTTGAAACCTACCTGCAGGCTTCCTGAAGAAGGGAAGTTTGAAAGACAGATGAGAAAATTGGTGTGGAGTAGTTTTTGTCTCCAGCGTAGGTTTGATattcaaagacatttcaaataatttatcCTAAAATCTCTCTTGACCGAGCTAGCGTCTGGTATTAAACCTTAATGGTGGAGACTCGGCTTTTCTGTGTTCCTGAAAATCATTCAATAATTGCGAATGtaaagttactgaacagaaaattggttctgttttacctcaaaccaggacaggccAAAAATGCTTTGACCAAAGTTCCCGTATGTTTAGGGGAAAAGACTTGTGCCGTCAAAACGAGATAGTGGGGGAGGCTCATGGAAGGGGAAGACCTACGGCGCGCACAAAGGAACGAAGCTGACGGGAGATCCTTGGATGGCGATATCCCCTTTCCCCAGGGCATCACCTCCCGGGATCCATGGCTTTGATAGCACAAGACATCTCCTGTCATAAAATCGGGAGGAATCCGCTAACGGCAGCACGAGCGGCAGCATCCTTCCTGCTGAGGTGGAGCAGAGAGAGAGCGGCTGTGATtccgaggggctggggggctccaggAATTCATTGCTTCCCCTCCCAAGCTCCTGTGTCCCAGGTGCCTCCGTGTCGGGAGGAGTGGCTGGTTCCTGGGGTGCTGggccgcctcctccagccccgcgtGAAGCCCGGGTTCAGGCCAGCGACCGGGAGCCCCGGCGTTGGGCCCAAGGGGGCGATTCTCTCCCCGGCCTCCTTCATCCTGATCTGCATTCTTCATCGCTGCTCTCAGCTTATCGTTGGACTGCAGCGATGCAGATTGATGAGATGTGCGATACGGGAGCTCGAGGCTCCAGGCAGCGCAATTGTCATGTTAGCGTTAGCAGGAGGCATGGCAaacataaaatttattttccGTGCGCAGCTGTCTCGCAGAACTCAAGAGCAGAACTCGTCCTGCGATCACAGGGAGCACAGTCTTTAATGACCTGCAAATAGCACCGAGAGAGCTGAAAAGTGGGGCTGCCAAACAGAGCTCTCGCATGCacagcagaatttaaaaataggCTGCTGCTGGCGTTCTCGCTTCCCCGCCGTTCCTGGAAGCCCACGGGGAGGACGGCTCTCCGGCAGAGGAGACGCagtcccctgacgtaacttgccTCGGCATCGACACCGCAGAGCGGAAAGTTGCGGATTCAGTCGTTTTACACCAGAGCGTCCCCGGTCGATCGTTGCCTGCATCTTttccagccccggggctgcggtgGGTGCTgactcctctctcctctccccggaGCACTGCGGCGGGGGCACCGGGCAGACCCCCTCGTCGCCCGTGGTGCTGCCATCCCAGCAGGACCGTGGAGGCCCTTTGGCTCAGCATCCTCAGCGcctccagcgcagctcggcgccTGTGGGAGTGGAGACGCGGGAGAGACGAACGCCTCCGCAGATGGAAATGCtcctcagcagctcccagcagcagcgagAGGTGTCAGCCCCAGTCAAAGACGTGGGGAAGGCGGTTGGGCCAGAAACAAGAGCTGGGGGGTGGGAGTGCGGGGACCGGGGGCGCTGAGCTGCAGCGTCACGAGGCGAGGATGAGCTCTGCGTTTACAAAGAGACACAGGGAACCCGGCCACCCTGTCCCCGTCAGCACCGAGGGGTCTGCGGCAAGGCCCTGagaagccacccctgcaccccGTAGCCCGGTGGCACAGCACTGTCCCTCGCTGGGGAGGGACACGGAGGGTCCTCctgaggggctggaggggatgggcagggggtcccggcggcagggctggcagcacccccGGGTGCAGAGGCTGCCGGGGAGCAGGTCGTGCTGCTCCATCTGCCCGGGGCACGGGGCTGAGGGGAGTCAGGGAGGCGACGGAGGCAAGAAGGTGGTGGGGaagggctgccccttccctgggtCACCAAGAAAGCGCTGGGCAAAGCCAGGGTCTCTGCCTGGGGGTGTCCCGTGGACACTCACAAGGGGTGAGGCTGGGGCCCGGTGGCCACAGAGGGGACCTCGGTGCTGGCCAGAGACCAgcctggagggaaggagggggccgGGCGCGGAGCTGGTCGGACAGGGAGGCTGGCCTGGGTGTCGCCACCCGCGTGATAACAGCCATTCCCCGATTTTCTGTCCCCCGatgtttttcagagctgctgctcccaccCGCCTGCCCGCAGTACCCGGCGCTGGGACGAGGCAGCGCTGCGGACCTGCCCGGCCACGCTCGCCGCGGTCATTGAGTGGCCCAGGACCTGCAGCGGCCA of Rissa tridactyla isolate bRisTri1 chromosome 2, bRisTri1.patW.cur.20221130, whole genome shotgun sequence contains these proteins:
- the FASTK gene encoding fas-activated serine/threonine kinase, whose product is MLRLLPWLRALTRESVRPGVLQGLAAGDRSGAGMYPACYCAGKAKGRAVLLPLDPYGHGLLHTFPPDAYRTRGHGKRKSWNFIHEKMSYDTFFTMKRLIERSRSVGEVLRWVTQNPSKVSASHYPIALHKLGQLLQQQQGQATVNGESRGPGQMLEQPEFQTLCQAIISGCSKFDNFSIVNCLYAAAALGLPGESPLVRVLEDESRSRLGRFNQKDVSMVFSSVMRLHPSSPHPLVESCLSSLERHLEKERHPQTLFLLLSYYRLRAQALQGHPASDQQLINNRKILRLVRHTLGQVSAMREHELALLDEMLALCAQEANNKALEAIFSSQLFYENRQERFIRSMAEWLPRKAENLTPYTMALIAKYVARHRLREPRLLDTIANFLLKRGEQLDSKVIQKLVFPFSRMNYRPSNHSELFPKLEAILEQKAGSSPLATVNILMSMFQLSHFPQTVLHQVFSPAFITNVMSSPYALIVRRYLSLLDAAVELEFRDYSGPRLDPRYRVLMFEHALTADEANRKYSYKGLVAEALRQLVGEECYRQDEVLPPGYCTDFLLWINRSGTVLPLSRVPAASKAPSAHTTTSSAAISLRSSVLALTSDLQDFAPFAPETPSSPPGARENNLAGRFLPTLCPAPGGPCYQPPSDYYCGLSKESSLESQGSSTLSSPSECLSAQPAGTPDCSPRGTSAATLFQFPIGKILEEEEEEAAAGCPGHDHNCFQGEQAQEETEERSPPPGEDACPPPSPCRPSPKRGPGDGPQGAEEIQRVVLSVNDKWHYCQNSDILVGSRAMRDRHLRLLGYCLVQLPYTELEKVSGIEEAKHYLRQKLRELRF
- the TMUB1 gene encoding transmembrane and ubiquitin-like domain-containing protein 1, which translates into the protein MALIEGVGDEVTVLFALLLVAVVLGLAWASTRAPEPTAPPRAAAPLPEEGPSAAPTPAEQKAPAAAAAAVDGAAPDGAGGLAAGLRPRAGPAPPQSPLGEGDGGSAEPTMVLRLKFLNDTERLARVHPGDTVGALKRAYFPGQEQQVRLIYQGQLLRDDTQSLAALHLAHNSVLHCHISPHSSAPAPAGPRASADPAHAALDVGSLVLPLFVLMLAVLWYFQLQYRHVFTATATTFLAGLTLLFSFVAFTMYRR